A genomic segment from Eremothecium gossypii ATCC 10895 chromosome III, complete sequence encodes:
- the MUP3 gene encoding Mup3p (Syntenic homolog of Saccharomyces cerevisiae YHL036W (MUP3)), protein MATDIKAPLLVHTEDLEGSGTSSDSARSYYGGVKIAEDVISPVLANEVPQGRHLGLFSTVVMFVSRIVGSGIFATPSTMFVNCGGNALLFVTVWIVAMLAAFSGLYLYLEFGCLLPRSGGPKNFLEAVYDRPRMMMSVAFASFSVLTGFTVSGAIVFGKYTLYALGFDRKYVNEDSAMCNYIGAAAVMLIVVIHGSSVKHGIIVQNILGGMKFLLIAVMSVTGIYAVFFFDTRADDQNPAYYVKSHFWESRDSSLITASSLTASFMQAFFCFSGWDGVHSVVSEVKDPVRTMRIAGPFSLLIAFGCYMLLNFAYLFVLSWEEIQGAGPLIGSILFSKLYGPTLGGKFVTLCVAVSTASNLFVVIYGTSRMNQEFFREGYLPFSKQMASNWPWGSPLPSLLCCGLITVAWLCFLPPSGAAYDYLVNFEGYSKQFFLMLIAIGLFIYRHRHPDIVAEIRASMIGVAFLAVISVYLMVGPFFGDQSGNVVGWLPPYQITTLLMFLVCFLYWLLKFVLLPRLLGYRLQALIVTLSDGLEIKRWRRRYSKQASI, encoded by the coding sequence ATGGCTACCGACATTAaggcgccgctgctggtACACACGGAGGATCTAGAGGGTAGTGGTACATCTTCGGACTCCGCCAGATCCTACTATGGCGGTGTGAAAATCGCGGAGGATGTCATTTCGCCAGTGCTTGCCAACGAGGTCCCGCAAGGTCGACATTTGGGCTTATTTTCTACTGTAGTCATGTTCGTTTCGCGGATTGTAGGGTCGGGCATATTCGCCACGCCCAGCACCATGTTCGTGAACTGTGGCGGCAATGCACTGTTGTTTGTGACAGTGTGGATAGTCGCGATGCTAGCGGCGTTTTCCGGGTTATATTTGTACTTAGAGTTCGGGTGCCTTTTGCCACGATCAGGAGGACCGAAGAACTTCCTAGAGGCTGTCTATGACCGCCCTAGGATGATGATGAGCGTGGCGTTTGCATCCTTTAGCGTTCTAACTGGCTTTACAGTATCTGGCGCAATTGTGTTTGGGAAATATACGCTCTACGCGCTGGGATTCGACCGGAAATATGTCAACGAGGACTCTGCAATGTGCAACTATATTGGTGCAGCTGCGGTGATGCTCATTGTGGTGATCCACGGCTCTTCAGTCAAGCATGGGATCATTGTACAAAATATTCTAGGAGGTATGAAGTTCCTGTTGATTGCAGTCATGTCTGTTACGGGGATCTACGCAGTGTTTTTCTTCGACACGCGTGCTGATGACCAAAACCCTGCCTATTACGTGAAGTCGCACTTTTGGGAATCTCGCGACAGTTCTCTAATCACTGCCTCGTCGCTTACAGCTTCATTCATGCAGGCGTTTTTTTGTTTCTCCGGCTGGGACGGAGTGCACTCTGTTGTATCAGAGGTTAAAGACCCTGTCCGCACCATGAGAATTGCAGGTCCATTTTCATTGTTAATTGCATTTGGCTGTTACATGCTTTTGAACTTTGCGTACTTATTTGTTTTATCTTGGGAGGAGATTCAGGGAGCTGGCCCGCTCATAGGCTCGATACTTTTCTCCAAACTATATGGTCCTACGCTCGGCGGTAAATTTGTGACGCTATGTGTGGCGGTATCTACTGCTTCCAATCTATTCGTCGTCATATATGGCACCTCTCGGATGAACCAGGAGTTTTTCAGGGAAGGATATTTACCCTTCAGTAAGCAGATGGCCAGTAACTGGCCATGGGGTTCTCCTCTACCATCGCTGTTGTGTTGCGGGTTAATTACTGTCGCGTGGCTATGCTTTCTACCCCCAAGCGGCGCAGCATATGACTATTTGGTTAACTTTGAGGGTTATTCGAAACAGTTCTTCTTAATGTTGATTGCAATCGGACTTTTTATATACAGGCACAGACATCCAGATATTGTCGCAGAGATTAGGGCGTCTATGATCGGCGTGGCATTTTTAGCGGTAATATCGGTATACTTAATGGTTGGCCCTTTCTTTGGTGACCAATCAGGAAACGTTGTAGGTTGGCTACCACCATATCAAATCACCACGCTTTTAATGTTCCTCGTATGTTTCCTTTATTGGCTACTAAAGTTCGTTCTCCTACCGCGACTATTAGGCTATAGGCTACAGGCTTTGATAGTAACCTTATCTGATGGCCTAGAGATTAAAAGGTGGAGAAGACGATATTCTAAACAGGCCTCTATATAA
- the YBT1 gene encoding bile acid-transporting ATPase YBT1 (Syntenic homolog of Saccharomyces cerevisiae YLL048C (YBT1) and YHL035C (VMR1)): protein MIAPGCEPWDYDDLTECGRALYASGYVPLGVVSACAAYVVGSVLAGGSDGAAAQAACVPDEERPLLDADLAARRYTDTGGRNLKAEHFAIEKLQLLGPDGRPHGHAEEVRRSFAERSRVAVEFLGCALLLGLSGGVWANLSIIPGPQVPLPRVSAGSNLALWTGLFVSAALRLANAGEQLAWVRALPVNLWGMSFGAYTALAATSMLPFRSVLLGHVADPAAARYYTVNFAVLLVLFLVTVTAKVGFRLPVLYRRPGGEFPSPEPMTSVAAGMTWAWLDPMIWQAHKRYLEITDVWGLRLEDYAIFVMRRFRHSARRVSGGRLYGNLFRFFFGYLALQAVWAILDGLANFLPTILLQCTLNYVEDPQSVPSSMVPIYVAGLFLSRLALALFQAQALFIGRRICIRLKAVLVSEIYTKALRRRVSPYAGVAVDKSNSPEGSPVRSANAEESKASNLGEIINLMAVDAFKVSEISSYLYFFIGSFVMVVVSMIFLYRLLGWSALVGVALLVAMLPLNYKLAQKLGNLTVVTLGFTDKRIQKLNETLQSIRIIKFFAWETNFEKEVQAIREDELATLLKRAIVWSAISFLWFMVSTIVVSASFACYIYIQGEVLTIPVAFTALSLFVMLRNPLDVLADMLSYVVQSKVSLDRIQAFLDEDETTKYEQLTISGNRLAFENATIAWNDDPSSFRLRNIDIEFMIGKLNVVIGPTGTGKSSLLLGLLGEMTLQEGKIYVPSLDPREDLVIQADGLTNSIAYCSQSAWLLNDTARSNILFNSPYNEQRYNDVLEACGLKKDFEILSGGDLTQIGEKGMTLSGGQKQRISLARALYSSARHLLLDDCLSAVDSHTALWIYENCIIGPLMEGRTCVLVSHNVALTMRNADWVVILENGRVKAQGEPLALANEGLLGEDKLIKSSIASRTNSSLSLKTPQSALNLKELDNKIRTATAENLAGNASNDDERKKVGKLVAQETKADGVVSIDVYKWFYNLFGGWKMTLALATLYLSAQCLYMSSSWWIRYWIMHDAKSQIPMISVSSTPSFGNLIRHAQGLFSQPFLFVKSLMTEHAVNSDGSKGTFYYLAIYVLIGLTTASLSALKNIISVMAGLYASRKIFNLVLWKILHAKMRFFDATPTGRIMNRLSKDLEAVDQELIPYFEGSFAAVVQCISTLVLIAYVTPQFLIMAIFIGFLYALIGYFYVTTSRELKRFESITRSPIYQHFSETLVGITSIRAYGDERRFMLENLSRIDDNNRPFFYLWIANRWLAFRVDLLGALVTFFSGLFIYLNIGKLDAGLAGISLTYAISFTEGALWFVRHYSNVEMTMNSFERLKEYMEIEQEPYNENAQLPPDNWPQHGRIDVSDLSLRYAPNLPKVIKNVNFSVEPKLKVGIVGRTGAGKSTIITAMFRFLDPETGFVKIDNIDITTIPLHRLRQSITIIPQDPTLFTGTLKSNLDPYSQYSDKQIYEALQRVNLLSDTDINSLSSPSTQSSGENINKFLDLNNEVTEGGANLSQGQRQLVCLARSLLRSPKIIMLDEATASIDYTSDEKIQQTIREEFRDSTILTIAHRLKSIIDYDKVLVMDAGEVKEYDHPYSLLLNKNTIFYNMCERTGELDDLIQASKEAFVRKLNSK, encoded by the coding sequence ATGATTGCTCCGGGCTGCGAGCCGTGGGACTACGACGATCTGACAGAGTGCGGGAGGGCACTGTACGCCAGCGGGTACGTCCCGCTGGGCGTGGTGAGTGCATGCGCGGCGTACGTGGTGGGCAGCGTGCTCGCCGGGGGCTCTgacggcgcggcggcacAGGCGGCGTGTGTTCCTGACGAGGAGCGGCCACTGCTGGACGCGGACCTGGCTGCACGGCGGTACACGGACACGGGGGGGCGGAACCTCAAGGCGGAGCATTTTGCCATCGAgaagctgcagctgctggggCCGGATGGGCGCCCGCACGGGCACGCCGAGGAGGTGCGGCGGAGCTTTGCGGAGCGTAGCCGCGTGGCTGTAGAATTCCTTGgctgcgcgctgctgctcggTCTGAGCGGCGGTGTCTGGGCAAACTTATCGATCATACCTGGGCCGCAGGTCCCGCTGCCGCGCGTGTCTGCGGGGAGCAACCTTGCGCTCTGGACGGGGCTGTTTGTCagcgcggcgctgcggctggccaacgcgggcgagcagctggcgtgggtgcgcgcgctgccggtGAACCTGTGGGGCATGTCGTTCGGCGCGTACacggcgctggcggcgaCGTCCATGCTGCCGTTCCGGTCGGTGCTGCTGGGGCACGTGGCCGAcccagcggcggcgcgctaCTACACGGTGAACTTCGCGGTGCTTCTGGTGCTGTTCCTGGTGACAGTTACGGCGAAGGTGGGGTTCCGGCTGCCGGTGCTGTATCGCCGGCCGGGCGGCGAGTTTCCGTCGCCGGAACCCATGACGTCTGTGGCGGCTGGGATGACCTGGGCGTGGCTGGACCCGATGATCTGGCAGGCGCACAAGCGCTACCTGGAGATAACCGACGTTTGGGGGCTGCGGCTGGAAGACTACGCGATCTTTGTCATGCGGCGCTTCCGCCACTCCGCGCGCCGTGTTTCGGGAGGCCGGCTGTACGGTAACCTGTTCCGCTTCTTCTTTGGCTACCTAGCCCTGCAGGCGGTGTGGGCCATCCTGGATGGGCTTGCCAACTTCCTGCCCACTATCCTCCTGCAGTGCACGCTGAATTATGTGGAAGACCCGCAGTCTGTTCCATCCAGCATGGTGCCGATCTATGTCGCGGGTCTCTTCCTGAGCCGTCTTGCTCTAGCGCTGTTCCAGGCCCAGGCGCTCTTCATCGGGCGGCGGATATGCATTCGGTTGAAAGCGGTGCTAGTTTCGGAGATCTACACCAAAGCCTTGCGTAGGCGCGTCTCGCCTTACGCTGGAGTGGCAGTGGACAAGAGTAACTCGCCGGAGGGGAGCCCTGTGCGGTCGGCCAACGCGGAAGAATCCAAAGCATCTAACCTAGGCGAAATCATTAACCTGATGGCCGTTGACGCCTTCAAGGTCTCTGAAATTAGCTCATATCTGTACTTTTTCATTGGGTCTTTTGTGATGGTGGTTGTCTCGATGATTTTCCTGTACCGCCTGTTGGGCTGGTCGGCGTTGGTGGGAGTTGCCTTGCTGGTTGCAATGCTGCCTTTGAACTATAAGCTAGCACAGAAGCTGGGCAACCTGACTGTGGTAACGTTGGGCTTCACGGACAAGCGTATTCAAAAACTCAATGAGACACTCCAGTCGATCCGTATTATTAAGTTTTTTGCATGGGAGACGAACTTTGAGAAGGAGGTGCAGGCCATCCGTGAGGATGAACTGGCGACTTTGCTGAAGAGAGCTATTGTGTGGTCCGCAATTTCCTTCCTCTGGTTCATGGTATCCACGATTGTTGTTTCAGCTTCTTTTGCCTGCTACATCTACATTCAGGGGGAAGTGCTCACTATACCGGTTGCATTTACTGCACTTTCGCTTTTTGTGATGTTGCGTAATCCCTTGGACGTCCTGGCGGATATGCTGTCTTATGTTGTGCAGTCGAAGGTTTCTCTTGATAGAATTCAGGCGTTCTTGGATGAAGATGAGACAACCAAATACGAACAACTAACTATCAGTGGAAACCGTTTAGCATTTGAGAATGCCACTATCGCGTGGAATGATGATCCTTCCAGCTTCAGGTTGCGTAATATCGATATTGAATTTATGATTGGTAAGTTGAACGTCGTCATTGGACCAACAGGTACCGGGAAATCATCACTCTTGCTTGGATTATTGGGTGAGATGACCTTGCAGGAAGGTAAGATATATGTTCCATCGCTGGATCCGCGCGAAGACTTGGTCATTCAAGCAGATGGATTAACTAACTCTATCGCCTACTGTTCTCAATCCGCTTGGCTGCTGAATGATACCGCTCGTAGCAATATTCTATTTAACTCACCATACAACGAGCAACGTTACAATGACGTGCTTGAAGCGTGCGGTTTGAAGAAAGACTTTGAGATCCTCAGTGGTGGTGATTTGACACAAATCGGAGAGAAGGGTATGACACTATCGGGCGGGCAAAAGCAGCGTATTTCTTTGGCAAGGGCTCTATACTCTTCTGCGAGACACCTCCTACTTGACGACTGTCTAAGCGCAGTTGATTCGCACACCGCTCTGTGGATTTATGAAAACTGTATCATCGGGCCATTGATGGAGGGCAGAACATGCGTGTTGGTATCTCATAATGTGGCGCTCACGATGCGTAACGCTGATTGGGTCGTGATTTTGGAAAACGGAAGAGTTAAGGCTCAGGGCGAACCCTTGGCGTTGGCGAACGAGGGCCTACTTGGTGAAGACAAACTCATCAAGAGCTCCATTGCGTCAAGAACCAATTCGTCGCTCAGCTTGAAAACACCACAAAGTGCGCTTAACCTGAAAGAGCTTGACAATAAAATAAGAACTGCCACAGCGGAAAATCTTGCCGGCAATGCGTCGAACGATGACGAACGCAAAAAGGTCGGTAAACTAGTTGCTCAAGAAACAAAAGCAGACGGCGTCGTGAGCATTGATGTCTACAAGTGGTTCTATAATTTGTTTGGTGGCTGGAAGATGACACTTGCTCTTGCTACATTGTACCTTTCCGCCCAGTGCTTATATATGAGCTCTTCATGGTGGATTCGGTACTGGATTATGCATGACGCGAAGAGTCAAATACCAATGATTAGTGTATCGTCTACGCCTTCCTTCGGTAATTTGATTCGGCATGCGCAAGGCTTATTCAGTCAGCCATTCCTTTTTGTTAAAAGCTTGATGACCGAGCATGCAGTCAATTCCGATGGATCAAAGGGAACTTTCTATTACCTTGCAATTTACGTCTTGATCGGTCTAACAACCGCTTCCTTATCTGCCTTAAAAAACATCATTAGTGTTATGGCAGGCCTGTATGCATCCCGGAAGATCTTCAACTTGGTATTGTGGAAGATTTTGCACGCGAAGATGCGTTTCTTTGATGCAACCCCCACCGGAAGAATAATGAACAGACTTTCGAAGGATCTGGAAGCCGTCGACCAGGAATTGATTCCTTATTTTGAGGGGTCTTTTGCCGCGGTTGTTCAGTGTATTTCCACGCTTGTTTTGATCGCTTACGTTACTCCTCAATTTTTGATTATGGCAATATTTATCGGCTTCTTATATGCTTTGATTGGTTATTTTTACGTTACTACATCGAGGGAACTGAAGAGATTTGAATCGATTACCAGGTCTCCAATTTATCAGCATTTCTCTGAGACATTAGTTGGGATCACTAGTATTCGTGCGTATGGCGATGAGCGCCGTTTCATGTTAGAAAACTTGAGTAGGATTGATGATAACAATCGACCATTCTTTTACCTGTGGATAGCCAACAGATGGCTAGCGTTTCGTGTTGACTTGCTCGGTGCGCTAGTAACCTTCTTCAGTGGTCTTTTCATTTATTTGAATATTGGTAAATTGGATGCTGGGCTTGCTGGTATCTCTTTAACCTATGCTATTTCCTTCACGGAAGGTGCACTTTGGTTTGTGAGACACTATTCCAACGTTGAGATGACTATGAACTCATTTGAGCGTCTGAAAGAGTACATGGAGATAGAGCAAGAACCCTACAATGAAAACGCGCAACTCCCACCAGATAACTGGCCACAGCATGGAAGAATAGATGTTTCTGACTTGTCTCTCCGCTATGCTCCTAATCTGCCAAAAGTAATCAAGAATGTCAACTTTTCAGTTGAACCGAAGCTAAAGGTAGGAATTGTGGGTCGGACGGGTGCTGGTAAATCGACGATAATCACTGCAATGTTTAGGTTTTTGGATCCTGAGACAGGCTTTGTTAAAATTGACAACATTGATATCACCACTATACCTTTACATCGGTTGCGGCAGTCCATTACTATCATTCCTCAAGATCCTACTTTGTTCACCGGCACGTTAAAATCTAATCTGGATCCCTATAGCCAATACAGCGATAAACAAATTTATGAGGCGTTGCAGAGGGTTAACCTTCTTTCTGATACAGATATAAATTCTCTTTCTAGTCCATCTACTCAATCCAGTGGCGAGAATATCAATAAGTTCCTAGATCTTAACAATGAAGTTACGGAAGGCGGCGCTAATCTATCGCAGGGGCAGAGGCAGCTAGTGTGCTTAGCCAGATCGCTTTTGCGCTCACCAAAGATTATTATGTTAGATGAGGCGACTGCCTCCATTGATTATACATCTGATGAAAAGATTCAGCAGACCATTAGAGAAGAATTCCGGGACAGCACTATCCTGACCATCGCACACAGGTTGAAGTCCATTATCGATTATGATAAGGTTCTGGTTATGGATGCAGGTGAAGTTAAAGAATACGACCATCCATACTCTCTACTACTGAACAAAAACACTATTTTCTACAACATGTGCGAGAGAACAGGCGAATTGGATGATTTGATTCAAGCTTCAAAAGAAGCCTTTGTAAGAAAGCTCAACTCGAAATAA
- a CDS encoding RNA-binding protein (Syntenic homolog of Saccharomyces cerevisiae YHL034C (SBP1) and YLL046C (RNP1)) produces MASKTATAEQTGAAAVKPDVDPDTTIFIGNLAGDCSEEDLKQVFGAHVEVEIPSNKTGKFYKQRYAFVKFPAKIDFEEVKEKYDKTVVRERSIYVRQALTKEQRDLHKQAQRGSRVATRGSRRGKRFVRGQAVPAPPQREKVPLDQLERSSDTLYVNNIPYYTTKEEIAEFFGTKPELIVLPMRRMRDTVSNRFFYSKSMNRGIVFVAFEGMEGDAIVHKMEQFQGKVLKDREITVDVAAIKPESYDHEHEHEHEHEHEHESTPELESTPESVWKKAKSPAAAAPAQVSIVPAQAEVA; encoded by the coding sequence ATGGCGTCAAAGACAGCGACGGCAGAGCAGACgggcgctgcggcggtCAAGCCGGACGTGGACCCCGACACGACGATCTTCATCGGGAACCTGGCGGGCGACTGCTCGGAGGAGGACCTCAAGCAGGTGTTCGGGGCGCACGTGGAGGTGGAGATCCCGTCGAACAAAACGGGCAAGTTCTACAAGCAGCGGTACGCGTTCGTCAAGTTCCCGGCGAAGATAGACTTCGAGGAGGTGAAGGAGAAGTACGACAAGACGGTGGTGCGCGAGCGCAGCATCTACGTGCGGCAGGCGCTGACCAAAGAGCAGCGCGACCTACAcaagcaggcgcagcgcggCAGCCGGGTGGCGACGCGCGGCAGCCGGCGCGGCAAGAGGTTCGTGCGCGGGCAGGCGGtgcccgcgccgccgcagcgcgaGAAGGTGCCGCTGGACCAGCTGGAGCGCTCGTCGGACACGCTGTACGTGAACAACATCCCGTACTACACCACGAAGGAGGAGATCGCGGAGTTCTTCGGCACGAAGCCGGAGCTGATCGTGCTGCCCATGCGGCGCATGCGCGACACCGTATCGAACCGCTTCTTCTACTCCAAGTCCATGAACCGCGGCATCGTGTTCGTGGCCTTCGAGGGCATGGAGGGCGACGCGATTGTGCACAAGATGGAGCAGTTCCAGGGCAAGGTGCTCAAGGACCGCGAGATCACTGTCGACGTCGCGGCCATCAAGCCCGAGTCATACGACCACGAGCACGAGCACGAGCACGAGCACGAGCACGAGCACGAGTCCACGCCGGAGCTCGAGTCCACGCCGGAGAGCGTGTGGAAGAAGGCCAAGTCaccggccgcggcggcgccggcgcaggtGTCCATCGTGCCGGCGCAGGCAGAGGTCGCCTAG